The following proteins are co-located in the Parcubacteria group bacterium genome:
- a CDS encoding metal-dependent hydrolase, translated as MANFKTHVGWGVIIGVSMVVVASVYSLISGWTPLTLIFVAILIGSLLPDMDLDEGVPFQILFGFLGVASAGYVFYDLYGGGQRDVLILALTAGATFIGVRFVIGEIFMRFTDHRGIWHSVPAVAFVGLATVRMMQYCDPQGDGIMHMYSSIALSIGYLGHLVLDEVYASVNLAGHSLLPKRSLGSALKFYSRSKVATFLVYSGIIYLLLFV; from the coding sequence ATGGCGAATTTTAAGACGCATGTTGGGTGGGGTGTGATAATCGGTGTTTCAATGGTTGTTGTGGCATCGGTATACTCTTTAATTTCCGGTTGGACACCTCTCACTTTGATTTTTGTGGCAATTCTGATCGGGTCACTTTTGCCTGATATGGATCTGGATGAGGGTGTGCCATTTCAAATTCTTTTTGGGTTTCTCGGTGTTGCTTCGGCGGGGTATGTTTTTTATGATCTGTATGGCGGTGGACAGAGGGATGTCTTGATCCTCGCGTTAACTGCGGGTGCGACTTTTATCGGTGTACGGTTTGTGATCGGGGAGATCTTTATGCGATTTACGGATCATCGTGGGATATGGCATTCTGTTCCGGCGGTTGCGTTTGTGGGTTTGGCTACTGTGCGCATGATGCAATATTGTGATCCGCAGGGCGATGGAATTATGCATATGTATAGTAGTATTGCGCTGTCGATCGGATATCTCGGACATTTGGTTCTCGATGAGGTCTATGCATCTGTCAATCTTGCAGGACATTCACTTTTGCCGAAACGTTCACTCGGTAGTGCGTTAAAATTTTATTCACGATCAAAAGTGGCGACATTTTTGGTATATAGTGGCATCATTTATTTATTGCTTTTTGTGTAA
- a CDS encoding aminoglycoside phosphotransferase family protein: MEKRLRFLKLFSEVSPLKIPVPKYIGENFIAYKKIPGVPFAPTNFKKLTIKEKKKIAFQIGKFLKVLHNFKCRQCNYNANYLVLKKGDYLTCSETITKHFSAKERENFQIKHIAIENNLSNFKKPTTIIHGDLFFNNILWDPKTKKLTGVIDWAESGRSIPALDFFMLADFNNNTNDKFLKDILKSYGAKDDRLFKQIKGLAIIDPMNWFWAYYKEKNAKGMEKMIKKMKRILQ; encoded by the coding sequence ATGGAAAAGCGTTTGCGTTTTTTAAAATTATTTTCAGAAGTGTCTCCGCTAAAAATTCCTGTACCAAAATACATAGGTGAAAACTTTATCGCATACAAAAAAATTCCTGGAGTACCGTTCGCTCCAACAAACTTTAAAAAATTAACAATAAAAGAGAAGAAAAAAATTGCTTTTCAGATTGGAAAATTTTTGAAAGTACTACACAACTTCAAATGCAGACAATGTAATTATAATGCCAATTATTTGGTTTTGAAAAAAGGTGATTATCTCACCTGCTCAGAAACCATCACGAAGCACTTCAGTGCTAAAGAGCGGGAAAATTTTCAAATCAAACACATTGCCATCGAAAATAATCTTTCAAATTTCAAAAAGCCGACAACTATCATCCACGGCGATCTCTTTTTCAATAATATTTTATGGGATCCAAAAACCAAAAAGCTGACTGGCGTAATCGACTGGGCGGAATCTGGTCGCAGTATTCCGGCATTGGATTTTTTCATGCTGGCAGACTTCAACAATAATACCAATGATAAATTTTTAAAAGATATTTTAAAAAGTTACGGAGCGAAAGATGACAGATTGTTTAAGCAGATAAAAGGGCTTGCCATAATCGATCCGATGAATTGGTTTTGGGCATATTATAAAGAAAAGAATGCAAAAGGAATGGAAAAGATGATTAAAAAAATGAAGAGGATTTTACAATAA
- a CDS encoding Fic family protein, translating into MAKQRQKNSNIADKFSKRLNSIPAEIISKIAKIDELKGSWVTGAQLSPQVLGRLKRSVLITSTGASTRIEGVQLTDEDIEKVMKGINIQKFADRDTQEVKGYYELLENIFNSWEQLKFNENSIKHFHKELLKYSDKDQGHLGNYKFGENKVVAYDQEGKEVGVIFNPTSPHLTPKEMIELVETTKFLLADRKYHPLLVIANFLVEFLKIHPFQDGNGRISRVLTNLLLLQNGYLYMPYVSHEKLVEDNKTEYYLALRRSQKTFHTNKEDITPWLDFFFMILLKQSQLAIELLSKENIEKLLSEKQLAVWKFFEHVEMAGTGEIVTGTNIPRPTVKQALEVLLKLKKIERIGLGRSARYKKV; encoded by the coding sequence ATGGCTAAACAAAGGCAAAAAAACAGCAATATCGCAGACAAATTCTCAAAACGTCTCAATAGCATCCCTGCTGAAATAATTTCAAAAATCGCCAAGATTGATGAGTTGAAAGGCAGTTGGGTGACTGGTGCTCAATTGAGCCCGCAGGTTCTGGGTCGCCTTAAACGGTCTGTTTTGATAACTTCAACTGGCGCATCAACGCGTATTGAGGGTGTGCAATTGACTGATGAAGATATTGAAAAGGTAATGAAGGGCATAAATATTCAAAAATTCGCTGACCGTGACACGCAAGAAGTCAAGGGATATTATGAGCTTTTGGAAAATATTTTTAATTCTTGGGAGCAATTGAAATTCAACGAGAATTCTATCAAGCACTTCCACAAAGAGCTTCTCAAATATTCAGACAAGGATCAGGGACATCTGGGGAATTATAAATTCGGTGAAAATAAGGTTGTGGCATATGACCAAGAAGGCAAGGAAGTCGGAGTTATCTTTAATCCAACGTCACCACATCTCACGCCAAAAGAGATGATAGAACTGGTGGAAACGACTAAGTTCTTGCTGGCTGATAGAAAATATCATCCTTTATTGGTAATTGCTAATTTTTTGGTTGAATTTTTGAAAATTCACCCTTTTCAAGATGGAAATGGAAGAATTTCAAGAGTCCTAACAAATCTGCTATTGCTTCAAAATGGGTATTTGTATATGCCATATGTTTCGCATGAAAAGCTGGTAGAGGATAACAAGACAGAATATTATCTAGCACTTAGGCGTAGTCAAAAAACTTTTCACACGAATAAGGAAGACATTACTCCATGGCTTGATTTCTTTTTTATGATTTTATTGAAACAGTCGCAATTAGCGATTGAATTGTTGTCAAAAGAAAACATTGAAAAATTGCTATCAGAAAAACAGCTTGCAGTTTGGAAGTTTTTTGAGCATGTTGAAATGGCTGGAACAGGGGAGATTGTCACTGGTACAAATATTCCAAGGCCGACAGTTAAACAAGCATTGGAAGTATTATTGAAACTTAAAAAAATTGAAAGGATTGGGCTTGGTAGGAGTGCGAGGTATAAGAAAGTTTAA
- the lgt gene encoding prolipoprotein diacylglyceryl transferase has protein sequence MYNFWQHLPEYLNPIAFSIGGFSVFWYSLMWLVAFAVCYVALVYRIKKGEGTYDVELIQDVMVNALFGALIGGRLGYVIFYDLPYYVAHPLSVVSPYDFSLGEWVGIYGMSYHGGLIGVVLVIFYTAYKKKVHAMQLCDFIVPVVPLGYMFGRLGNFFNQELVGRITTSPIGMYFNGETVLRHPSQLYEAFFEGVILFIILWQMRNKRFSIGVMSMIYLMLYSAFRFVIEFYRAPDAQLGFVVGNLTMGQVLSVCVIVTSAGFLVYHRLYHDQNVA, from the coding sequence ATGTATAACTTTTGGCAGCATCTTCCAGAGTATCTCAATCCGATCGCTTTTTCGATCGGCGGTTTTTCTGTTTTTTGGTACTCTTTGATGTGGCTTGTAGCTTTTGCAGTGTGTTATGTAGCGCTTGTATATCGCATCAAAAAAGGAGAAGGCACATATGACGTAGAGTTGATCCAAGATGTCATGGTCAATGCACTTTTTGGCGCTTTGATTGGCGGGAGGCTTGGGTATGTGATTTTTTATGATTTGCCGTATTATGTTGCACATCCATTATCAGTTGTTTCTCCTTATGACTTTTCTCTGGGCGAATGGGTGGGGATCTATGGCATGAGCTATCATGGCGGGCTGATCGGTGTTGTTCTCGTGATCTTTTATACTGCATACAAGAAAAAGGTTCATGCAATGCAGCTGTGCGATTTTATCGTACCGGTTGTCCCGCTTGGATACATGTTTGGACGATTGGGGAATTTTTTCAATCAGGAGCTCGTCGGTCGCATCACCACATCGCCCATAGGCATGTATTTTAACGGTGAAACGGTTTTGCGTCATCCATCGCAATTATATGAAGCGTTTTTTGAAGGGGTTATCCTATTTATCATACTGTGGCAGATGCGCAATAAGCGTTTTTCAATCGGGGTCATGAGCATGATCTATCTTATGCTTTACTCCGCATTTCGTTTCGTGATCGAATTTTATCGCGCACCGGATGCACAGTTGGGATTTGTCGTGGGAAATCTCACGATGGGGCAAGTATTGTCGGTATGTGTCATCGTCACAAGCGCCGGGTTTTTGGTTTATCATCGTTTGTATCACGATCAAAATGTGGCGTAA